The Legionella cincinnatiensis genome includes a region encoding these proteins:
- a CDS encoding DUF2254 domain-containing protein has translation MKSKIRDFLSKLRASYWYIPLLMCVIAFLLSVLTLRLDHIFVWQWLEKWGWFHASNPEGARSILSTIATSMITVAGVTFSMTIVAVAFAGSQVGPRLTSNFMRDRANQITLGTFIATFLFCLFILLALFNANKEGITQINGQVFIPQISLLMAIIFTISSLVVLISFIHHIPESINMSNVIARVGEDLNNQISCQFPINIGKEHTQKSIDLSLLRKTLVKSTTQGYIRILEGNSLIDIATKNDLIIQLEVRPGTYITEDTTLLTIFSSQKVDEHMQKQCTDVFALGHKRNQEQDILFLVDEMVEIIARALSPGINDPFTAMTCLDWLQSSIQKLSKTDEPSAYRADIENKLRLITKPISFQEFCDLIFSRVQPYVCKDRNATFHMMEMIISIHKNITNDLYKSILTTHALSLKEAANESLPLKEDRKKLLSLYEHYFIKEKD, from the coding sequence ATGAAATCAAAAATACGGGACTTTCTTTCTAAGTTACGAGCGAGTTATTGGTATATTCCTTTGCTGATGTGCGTCATTGCTTTCCTACTTTCTGTTTTAACTTTACGGTTAGATCATATATTTGTTTGGCAATGGTTAGAAAAATGGGGTTGGTTTCATGCCAGTAATCCCGAAGGAGCTCGCAGTATTTTATCCACAATCGCCACGTCTATGATTACCGTAGCCGGGGTTACCTTCTCTATGACTATTGTAGCCGTTGCTTTTGCTGGCAGTCAGGTTGGCCCAAGACTCACTTCAAATTTTATGAGGGATAGAGCAAATCAAATCACATTGGGTACGTTCATTGCTACGTTTTTATTTTGCCTATTCATTTTATTAGCACTGTTTAATGCGAATAAAGAAGGTATCACACAGATTAATGGGCAGGTTTTTATTCCTCAAATATCTTTGCTGATGGCTATCATCTTCACTATAAGCAGCTTGGTTGTTTTGATTAGCTTTATCCATCACATCCCTGAAAGTATTAATATGTCTAATGTGATAGCCCGAGTCGGAGAGGATTTAAATAATCAAATCAGCTGTCAATTTCCTATAAATATAGGCAAAGAACACACTCAAAAATCAATAGACTTGTCTTTGCTAAGGAAAACGCTTGTAAAGTCCACTACCCAGGGCTACATTCGTATCTTGGAGGGAAATTCACTAATTGATATTGCTACAAAGAATGATTTGATTATTCAATTAGAAGTAAGGCCTGGAACTTATATTACTGAAGACACCACTCTACTTACTATTTTTTCATCTCAAAAAGTGGATGAGCATATGCAGAAACAATGTACTGATGTGTTTGCATTAGGCCACAAGCGCAATCAAGAGCAGGACATCCTTTTTCTGGTAGATGAAATGGTGGAAATCATTGCTCGTGCTTTATCACCGGGGATTAATGATCCTTTCACAGCTATGACCTGTTTGGATTGGCTGCAATCAAGCATACAAAAATTATCAAAAACGGATGAGCCTTCGGCCTATAGAGCAGATATTGAGAATAAATTACGATTAATAACTAAACCAATTTCCTTTCAGGAGTTTTGTGACCTAATATTTAGTAGAGTGCAACCTTATGTTTGTAAAGACAGGAATGCAACCTTTCATATGATGGAAATGATTATTTCCATACATAAAAACATCACTAATGACTTATATAAATCTATTTTAACCACTCATGCACTATCCCTCAAAGAGGCTGCAAATGAAAGTCTTCCTCTAAAAGAGGATCGTAAAAAACTTTTAAGCTTATATGAGCATTATTTTATTAAGGAAAAAGACTAG
- a CDS encoding SUMF1/EgtB/PvdO family nonheme iron enzyme: MDIFKKYCVKFFFFSFFLLLFLAGYRQLLKPSDMAWIPGGDFIMGSNSSMANRNEQPAHKVHVNGFWMDKTDVTNAQFALFVEGTGYVTTAEQKPDWETIKAQGFCCENINVHRANLFWAQLCSEPIELFKNSLSV; encoded by the coding sequence ATGGATATATTTAAAAAATATTGTGTGAAATTCTTTTTTTTTAGCTTCTTTTTATTATTATTTTTGGCGGGCTATCGTCAATTGCTAAAGCCTTCAGATATGGCATGGATTCCTGGTGGCGACTTTATAATGGGTAGTAATAGTTCCATGGCAAACCGAAACGAGCAACCTGCGCATAAAGTGCATGTAAATGGATTTTGGATGGATAAAACAGATGTAACTAATGCTCAATTTGCTTTATTTGTTGAAGGTACAGGCTATGTTACTACAGCGGAACAAAAACCAGATTGGGAAACAATTAAAGCGCAGGGGTTCTGTTGCGAAAATATTAATGTGCATAGAGCAAATTTATTCTGGGCGCAACTATGCAGCGAGCCCATAGAACTGTTCAAAAATAGTCTCAGTGTGTGA
- a CDS encoding TraK family protein, with translation MKKSLTENLTTSKQVQQKTNSRKNKVEFLALREDISEALEKGWSITIIWETLRDERSFTATYNTFRLYVLKYLKGQKPGYSRNDLLEHRAKQLVEKSPMKKESTPIPSFTFSPKRNPEDLF, from the coding sequence ATGAAAAAATCCTTAACAGAAAACTTAACGACTTCTAAACAAGTTCAACAAAAAACGAACTCCAGGAAAAATAAAGTGGAGTTTCTTGCGTTACGCGAAGATATTTCCGAAGCCTTGGAAAAAGGATGGTCGATTACCATCATATGGGAAACTCTTAGGGATGAGAGAAGCTTCACTGCAACTTACAATACGTTCCGGTTGTATGTGTTGAAATACTTGAAGGGTCAAAAACCAGGGTATTCTCGAAATGATTTACTTGAACATCGAGCTAAACAGTTAGTTGAAAAGTCTCCAATGAAGAAAGAGTCAACCCCAATACCCAGTTTTACTTTTAGTCCTAAGCGCAATCCAGAGGATCTATTCTGA
- the nhaA gene encoding Na+/H+ antiporter NhaA produces the protein MSINSHHKQRSLPRTQILAARAFASIEQFLHIEAVSGIILLISATIALIWANSPWADIYATIWHTSFSISLGQLQFSKSLHFWINDILMTFFFLIVGMEIRSEMHEGSLSKIKQAILPVIAALGGVIIPAIIFLAFNFAPIQQNGWAVPTATDIAFAVGILALLGRSIPGEVRVFLLSLAIIDDIIAVLIIALFYSEGLNYWGFLTAGIGILLVLGFQCIGIGSAWSYLIPGSLIWFGIFMSGAHPTLAGVILGLMTPVRSKSMSERPLDLLSRITNELTGRDIKSEEGQRQRHLLQRLQVAKRELLPPVVRVQQALHPWIAYIVMPLFALANAGINLSEGTYSVPELSITAGIAVALVCGKPIGIVGISWICVKLKWCHLPEGVTWGGIWLVGLLAGIGFTMSMFIAMLAFHDMNFLNAAKLGVLLGSLTAAIIGVIWGIMYLKQIARKQTK, from the coding sequence ATGAGTATAAATTCTCATCATAAGCAGCGTAGTTTGCCACGAACTCAAATCTTGGCTGCTCGAGCTTTTGCGTCAATTGAACAGTTCCTTCATATTGAGGCAGTGAGTGGCATTATCTTGCTTATTTCAGCCACAATAGCATTAATATGGGCTAATTCCCCGTGGGCTGATATCTATGCAACTATATGGCATACCTCTTTTTCTATTAGCTTAGGTCAGCTTCAATTTTCTAAGTCACTTCATTTTTGGATCAACGATATTCTGATGACCTTTTTCTTTCTCATTGTGGGTATGGAAATTCGTAGTGAGATGCATGAGGGTTCGTTAAGTAAAATCAAGCAAGCAATATTACCTGTTATTGCGGCCTTGGGTGGGGTCATCATCCCGGCAATAATCTTTCTAGCTTTTAATTTTGCACCAATACAGCAAAATGGATGGGCTGTCCCTACTGCAACTGATATTGCGTTTGCAGTGGGAATATTGGCATTATTAGGCCGCTCTATTCCTGGGGAGGTTCGAGTATTTTTGCTCTCTTTAGCTATTATTGACGATATTATTGCGGTACTCATTATTGCTTTATTCTATTCGGAAGGTCTCAATTATTGGGGATTTCTAACAGCGGGAATCGGTATTCTATTGGTGTTGGGTTTTCAGTGTATTGGCATTGGTTCAGCATGGAGCTATCTTATTCCAGGGAGCCTTATTTGGTTTGGAATTTTTATGAGTGGGGCGCATCCTACCTTAGCAGGAGTAATTCTTGGTCTAATGACTCCTGTGAGATCCAAATCCATGTCTGAGCGTCCTTTAGATTTATTATCACGTATTACCAACGAGCTTACAGGACGAGATATTAAATCAGAAGAAGGACAGAGGCAAAGGCATCTACTTCAGAGGCTTCAAGTGGCTAAAAGAGAATTATTACCTCCGGTAGTTCGAGTTCAGCAAGCATTACACCCATGGATTGCATATATCGTCATGCCATTATTTGCACTAGCAAATGCAGGTATAAATCTCAGTGAAGGCACTTATTCTGTTCCAGAGCTATCTATTACAGCTGGTATTGCCGTAGCGCTAGTTTGTGGAAAACCTATAGGTATCGTTGGAATTAGCTGGATTTGTGTTAAGTTAAAATGGTGTCATTTACCAGAGGGCGTGACATGGGGTGGTATTTGGTTGGTAGGTCTTCTTGCAGGAATTGGATTTACCATGTCAATGTTTATTGCCATGTTAGCTTTTCATGATATGAATTTTTTAAATGCCGCGAAATTAGGAGTACTGTTGGGATCTCTTACTGCGGCTATAATAGGAGTTATATGGGGTATAATGTATTTGAAACAAATAGCTAGGAAGCAGACGAAATAA
- a CDS encoding nucleotidyl transferase AbiEii/AbiGii toxin family protein: MNEQALKARLKHIGKEKGKSFNEIWKLLVLERFLARLSCSEYTDKFIFKGGLLLSYYLTIGRETIDIDLLARRLNAEKSNVELIMQEICLLNLDDGFQMQFIHLDDLDHQHMNYPGFQVGIAVQFGVMSDKFFVDIGVGDVVEPILLDWPSFSYKEIPLFNDSISLEVYPVETIFAEKLETLISRGAANSRMKDYHDLLLLCREDGLLDKDRLKDNIAHTFQKRGTAFSIPVQFQADELERMQFLWAGHLRALGTSRTQLLGIPGKIDAVINQLNQWLLTI, translated from the coding sequence ATGAATGAACAAGCATTAAAAGCACGCTTAAAACATATTGGTAAAGAAAAAGGCAAGAGTTTTAATGAAATCTGGAAGCTATTAGTTTTAGAGCGATTTTTAGCTAGACTTTCTTGTTCTGAATATACTGATAAATTCATCTTTAAAGGCGGTTTGCTATTATCCTACTACCTGACTATCGGCAGAGAAACCATCGATATTGATCTATTAGCTAGACGGCTAAATGCAGAAAAATCCAATGTAGAATTAATCATGCAAGAAATCTGTTTACTCAATCTGGATGATGGGTTTCAGATGCAATTCATCCATCTCGATGATTTAGATCACCAACATATGAATTATCCTGGGTTTCAAGTAGGGATTGCCGTTCAATTTGGGGTAATGAGTGATAAATTTTTTGTAGACATTGGTGTGGGGGATGTGGTTGAGCCAATATTACTGGATTGGCCATCTTTTAGCTACAAAGAAATACCCTTGTTTAACGATTCCATTTCGCTGGAAGTATATCCAGTGGAAACTATTTTTGCCGAAAAACTGGAAACCCTCATTTCTCGTGGCGCAGCTAACAGCCGTATGAAAGATTATCATGATCTTTTATTACTTTGCCGAGAAGATGGGCTGCTTGATAAAGATCGCTTAAAAGATAACATTGCCCATACATTTCAAAAGAGAGGAACCGCATTTTCCATTCCAGTTCAATTTCAGGCTGATGAATTAGAGAGGATGCAATTTCTTTGGGCTGGGCATTTACGTGCTTTAGGTACTTCTCGAACTCAGTTACTTGGTATACCAGGAAAGATTGATGCGGTTATTAATCAACTAAATCAGTGGTTGTTAACCATTTAA
- a CDS encoding helix-turn-helix domain-containing protein, which yields MTLKKPSRLHLLNEFESAPHSALFNQQTIAAVLSCSTQLLERNRWAGGVPYLKIGRKVLYRKSDVLNFLQQQKIYYSTSDEGQLQLVENA from the coding sequence ATGACTTTAAAAAAACCATCCCGTTTACATCTATTAAACGAATTTGAATCTGCGCCACATTCTGCGCTTTTTAATCAACAAACGATTGCTGCGGTATTAAGCTGCTCCACCCAGTTACTTGAACGTAACCGCTGGGCTGGTGGTGTTCCTTATTTAAAAATTGGACGCAAGGTGTTGTACCGAAAAAGCGATGTGTTGAATTTTCTCCAACAACAAAAAATTTATTACTCAACCAGTGACGAAGGTCAGTTACAGCTCGTTGAGAACGCATAA
- a CDS encoding ATP-binding protein, with the protein MKDTPVVLINGPRQSGKTTLVKEYSPSLPYFTLDDDNILNAVKQDPVGFVNRIDKAIIDEIQRAPELLRAIKRSIDENRQSGRFLLTGSANLLALPQIGDSLAGRMEILTLFPLSLAEIQRRENHFIKYALDQSWPNQATRSEQSDIISQALTGGYPEMLTRPTFERRNAWAKSYIKAIVERDVKDISSIEKLVEMPRLLEVLAQQSGKLTNFTQIGGQLNLDTKTAQKYVGLLETLFLVHQLRPWHDNTLSRIVKTPKIHFIDSGLLACLNRVTIESIEKDKSSFGALLETWVYSELLKMCTLANEPWNIYYYRDKDQVEVDFILENHARKIIGIEVKASQTILNQDFRGLRKLASLADKNWVSGIVLYNGDKCLSFGDNLWAIPFSFLD; encoded by the coding sequence ATGAAGGATACACCCGTTGTTTTAATAAACGGGCCTCGGCAATCAGGAAAGACCACTTTAGTCAAAGAATACTCTCCTTCCTTACCCTACTTCACATTGGATGATGACAATATTCTTAATGCAGTAAAACAAGATCCTGTGGGTTTTGTTAATCGAATCGATAAAGCAATCATAGATGAAATTCAACGAGCGCCAGAATTACTCCGTGCGATAAAACGTTCAATTGACGAAAACAGACAGTCCGGCCGCTTTTTATTAACTGGATCAGCCAATTTACTCGCATTACCTCAAATTGGAGATAGCTTGGCTGGTCGAATGGAAATATTAACCTTATTTCCACTTTCTCTGGCTGAAATCCAACGTAGAGAAAATCACTTTATAAAATATGCCTTAGATCAATCCTGGCCAAATCAAGCAACACGTTCAGAGCAATCAGACATTATTTCACAAGCTCTGACAGGTGGATATCCAGAAATGTTAACGAGACCAACTTTTGAAAGACGAAATGCTTGGGCTAAATCTTATATCAAAGCAATAGTAGAACGAGATGTAAAAGATATCTCATCAATAGAAAAATTAGTAGAAATGCCTCGATTACTGGAGGTACTGGCTCAACAATCAGGAAAATTAACCAATTTTACTCAAATTGGTGGGCAATTAAATTTAGATACCAAAACAGCGCAGAAGTATGTCGGTTTACTGGAAACATTATTTTTAGTACATCAATTAAGACCTTGGCATGACAATACCTTAAGTAGAATAGTTAAAACACCCAAAATTCATTTTATTGATAGTGGTCTTTTAGCATGTCTGAACAGAGTTACCATCGAAAGCATTGAAAAAGATAAATCTTCTTTTGGAGCTTTACTAGAAACTTGGGTATATAGCGAATTACTGAAAATGTGCACTCTAGCTAATGAGCCATGGAATATTTATTACTATCGTGACAAAGACCAAGTGGAAGTGGATTTTATTCTTGAAAATCACGCACGCAAGATTATTGGTATTGAAGTTAAAGCAAGTCAAACTATTCTTAATCAAGATTTCCGTGGATTGAGAAAACTGGCTAGTTTAGCTGATAAAAACTGGGTTAGCGGGATCGTTCTCTATAATGGAGATAAATGTTTGTCATTTGGAGATAATCTCTGGGCAATACCATTTTCATTTCTTGATTGA
- a CDS encoding type IV toxin-antitoxin system AbiEi family antitoxin domain-containing protein: MKLNNEMTLKDLFARPVFYAAEAREAGIHPSRLSYYVKTNRIERIGHGVYRGVESTIDADFQWEDLIIIAKSIPQGVVCLVSALALYELTDEMPREHWIAVPHSTTAPKRDHTRIVRMRDMETGKTMYKIGRETVVIFDRERTIIDAFRYLSKEIAIKALKAAVSGRATKKLDIKNLQQYTRQFGLNLEPYILTVTT; the protein is encoded by the coding sequence ATGAAACTAAATAATGAAATGACATTGAAAGATCTGTTTGCAAGACCAGTCTTTTACGCCGCAGAGGCACGTGAAGCAGGCATCCATCCCAGCCGACTCAGCTATTATGTAAAAACTAATAGGATTGAACGCATTGGTCACGGTGTTTATCGAGGCGTTGAATCCACTATTGATGCGGATTTTCAATGGGAAGATCTTATTATTATTGCCAAAAGTATTCCGCAAGGCGTAGTCTGCCTAGTCTCAGCGTTGGCTCTCTATGAACTGACGGATGAAATGCCAAGAGAGCATTGGATAGCCGTTCCTCATTCTACAACGGCACCAAAACGAGATCATACTCGTATTGTTAGAATGCGTGATATGGAAACCGGCAAAACCATGTACAAAATAGGGCGGGAAACTGTTGTCATCTTTGACAGAGAAAGAACGATAATAGACGCTTTTCGCTATCTCAGTAAAGAAATTGCCATTAAAGCGCTTAAAGCTGCTGTGAGTGGTAGAGCGACAAAAAAATTGGATATTAAAAATCTTCAGCAGTATACGAGGCAATTTGGACTTAATCTTGAGCCTTATATTTTGACGGTGACAACATGA
- a CDS encoding DUF2971 domain-containing protein, giving the protein MNNNLIEDFDHKIRKYLDSLNLLNRECEHVFHYCSLEAGLGILKSECLWMSHHRYMNDPSEIGYSMDLIQGCMRSNLNGDVRDNVLNFLEKQIAENYHCLITSFLEREDYMPGWRYYAENGKGVAMKFKKKVFSETTFPEIITTGPVIYDTLQRDIINKILSIFLIYSPENQKLLQLELVTQLIVLMPFFKVNDYQDEWEWRAFSIRIFNPILKIYLPSPPPDLFLIDSQSKPIYQILNFSLDDLAGITFGPCCDSVYSENQFRKIFLQKGVSEERIKNFNFGVSTRRYRS; this is encoded by the coding sequence ATGAATAATAATTTAATAGAAGACTTTGACCACAAAATAAGGAAATATTTAGATTCTCTTAATTTACTTAATAGGGAGTGCGAGCATGTATTTCATTATTGCTCCTTGGAAGCTGGGTTAGGTATTCTTAAATCAGAATGCCTTTGGATGAGTCATCATAGGTATATGAATGATCCCAGTGAAATTGGTTATTCAATGGATTTGATTCAAGGTTGTATGAGGTCGAATTTAAATGGAGATGTGCGAGACAACGTCCTTAACTTTTTGGAAAAGCAAATTGCGGAAAACTACCATTGTCTGATAACTTCGTTTTTGGAGAGGGAAGATTATATGCCTGGCTGGCGGTATTATGCTGAAAATGGCAAGGGTGTAGCAATGAAATTCAAGAAAAAGGTATTTAGCGAAACAACATTCCCAGAAATAATTACTACTGGTCCTGTCATATACGATACTCTTCAAAGAGATATCATTAATAAAATTTTAAGCATATTTTTGATTTATTCACCAGAAAATCAAAAACTGCTCCAACTAGAGTTAGTTACTCAACTCATAGTGCTTATGCCTTTTTTTAAAGTAAATGATTATCAAGATGAATGGGAATGGAGGGCTTTTTCTATTAGAATATTCAATCCGATCCTAAAGATTTATTTACCTTCACCACCTCCGGATCTATTTCTAATTGATTCTCAATCAAAACCAATTTATCAAATCTTAAATTTTTCTTTGGATGATTTGGCAGGAATAACCTTTGGTCCTTGTTGTGATAGTGTGTATTCAGAAAATCAGTTTAGAAAAATATTTCTTCAGAAAGGAGTATCAGAAGAACGAATAAAGAATTTTAATTTTGGAGTAAGTACAAGAAGATATCGTTCATAA
- a CDS encoding Rap1a/Tai family immunity protein, which yields MKFHFRISVLLTLLIFVTNTFPLTAEELLRQCTINPNGYCLGYITGLYDGWTTSNIQEILKEQSCPPSDSSGLKLAVSNVQMVWVFMKWATDHPESLYLQDWQSVSEAFAKAWPCPN from the coding sequence ATGAAATTTCATTTTCGCATATCTGTTCTATTAACTTTATTAATTTTTGTTACCAATACATTTCCACTCACTGCCGAAGAATTATTACGTCAATGTACAATTAATCCAAATGGATATTGCTTAGGTTATATAACAGGACTGTATGATGGATGGACTACAAGCAATATTCAAGAAATACTGAAAGAGCAAAGCTGCCCTCCCTCTGACAGTTCAGGTTTAAAATTAGCTGTATCAAATGTGCAAATGGTTTGGGTTTTTATGAAATGGGCAACAGATCATCCAGAAAGTCTTTATTTACAGGACTGGCAATCTGTAAGTGAGGCATTTGCTAAAGCATGGCCATGCCCAAATTAA
- a CDS encoding DUF927 domain-containing protein gives MSQNHVIELPNTLKLRPVFCDYAGGRFRLTAEGLTFIGIDKDGNPLPPRWICAPLYVVAKTRDAQSGEWGRLLEWQDDDGITHQWAMPLALLQGDASDVRRELARLGLSISPNRTARDLLTSYLQVFPVDARARCVDKLGWHGDVFVTASQCIGQSTEKIVFQNTNAIESAVSIKGSVEEWRDSIGRLASGNSRLVFAISVALAPVLSKIVGEDSGGFHFRGASSSGKSTALSLAASVWGNPQSYCRLWRSTTNGLEGLASLHNDGLLILDELSQMDPREAGEAAYLLANGQGKTRASRTGTVRQSSRWSLFFLSAGEESLTALMAKTGQRINAGQEIRLADIEADAGCKMGIFETIHDQLSPASMALALKKYSNRYHGAIGMTWLNQVVVNRQTISRYITDTIQTFVDAVIQPDATGQIIRVARRFALVAAAGELASQFGLTGWQKGESFHSAKTCFIAWQDAFGVDGHREDRAIMAQVRAFFESHGASRFDSANSPNNDKILNRAGFYHTDSEGFRIYMVLTETYKNELCKGFDQRTVTRVLLQAGWLKPAPDGKASHKPRIKGVGTPRLYVFTGKIWGGE, from the coding sequence ATGTCACAAAATCATGTTATTGAATTACCCAATACACTAAAGCTGCGTCCAGTTTTTTGCGACTATGCGGGTGGTCGTTTTCGATTAACTGCTGAGGGGTTAACTTTTATCGGTATTGATAAGGATGGTAATCCATTGCCACCTCGGTGGATATGCGCGCCATTGTATGTTGTTGCAAAGACCCGAGATGCTCAAAGTGGTGAATGGGGTCGTTTGCTGGAATGGCAGGATGATGATGGAATAACTCATCAGTGGGCGATGCCACTGGCTTTGTTGCAAGGAGATGCCTCCGATGTGAGGCGAGAGCTGGCAAGATTGGGGTTGAGTATTTCTCCCAATAGAACTGCACGTGATTTATTGACCTCGTATTTACAGGTCTTTCCGGTAGACGCGCGTGCTCGATGTGTTGATAAACTGGGTTGGCATGGCGATGTTTTTGTTACTGCTTCCCAGTGTATTGGACAATCAACTGAGAAGATTGTATTCCAGAATACCAATGCCATTGAATCAGCAGTGTCCATCAAGGGAAGCGTTGAAGAATGGCGAGACTCAATAGGTCGGCTGGCATCAGGCAACTCAAGATTGGTGTTTGCCATATCTGTAGCCCTTGCTCCGGTTCTGTCAAAGATTGTTGGTGAGGACTCAGGTGGTTTTCATTTCAGAGGCGCATCCTCATCAGGCAAAAGCACTGCATTGAGTCTCGCTGCCTCTGTTTGGGGAAACCCACAATCTTATTGCCGTTTATGGCGCAGCACCACTAATGGGCTTGAAGGCTTGGCGTCATTACACAATGATGGATTGCTGATTCTTGATGAACTCAGTCAAATGGATCCCAGGGAAGCAGGGGAGGCCGCTTATTTGCTAGCTAATGGTCAGGGAAAAACACGTGCTTCTCGGACAGGTACAGTAAGGCAATCTTCCCGATGGTCTTTATTCTTCTTATCTGCTGGAGAAGAATCTTTGACGGCTCTGATGGCAAAAACAGGACAGCGTATTAACGCAGGTCAGGAAATCAGGCTTGCTGATATTGAGGCGGATGCAGGGTGCAAGATGGGGATCTTTGAAACGATTCATGATCAACTAAGCCCAGCCAGTATGGCTTTAGCGCTAAAGAAATACAGCAACCGATATCATGGCGCAATCGGTATGACGTGGCTGAATCAAGTAGTCGTCAATCGACAAACAATCAGCCGATATATTACCGACACCATTCAAACCTTTGTTGATGCAGTGATTCAACCTGATGCAACAGGCCAAATAATCCGTGTTGCTAGACGCTTTGCATTAGTTGCAGCTGCTGGAGAACTGGCCAGTCAATTTGGTCTGACAGGATGGCAAAAAGGGGAATCGTTCCATTCTGCAAAGACCTGCTTTATTGCATGGCAGGATGCTTTTGGGGTTGATGGCCATCGCGAAGATCGCGCCATTATGGCGCAAGTACGCGCTTTCTTTGAATCTCATGGAGCCAGCCGATTTGATAGCGCCAACTCACCCAACAATGACAAGATTCTCAACCGAGCAGGATTTTATCATACAGATAGCGAAGGGTTTCGAATCTATATGGTGTTAACCGAGACGTACAAAAATGAGCTGTGCAAAGGCTTTGATCAACGCACCGTGACAAGGGTTTTATTACAAGCTGGCTGGCTGAAACCCGCCCCTGATGGTAAAGCATCACATAAGCCACGAATCAAAGGAGTTGGCACACCAAGATTGTATGTTTTTACCGGTAAAATTTGGGGAGGTGAATAA